One stretch of Streptomyces sp. R21 DNA includes these proteins:
- a CDS encoding PP2C family protein-serine/threonine phosphatase: MRQGDRWAVLDRLPRAGHETAAAERQRLLRVHGRSVAWVPPLFLCAAIAVVDWNTTGEFRVISWIVLVPGIAAAICGVWGTAAFAVLSLLTYVLVDNAWPHQYQTGLPDFILVALGGILATLACAVRVRGDRRMLHMRDIAETTRRTVLRPLPPGWGDLDHAAVYLAADSEARVGGDFYDIQPGPRGTRVVLGDVQGKGLGAVEAAAALLGTFREAAYHEPELATVADRLEVRMLRHVRYRKAVGRDDGERFATGVLVGFPESRDPDVDFVAVVNFGHEPPLVVAPDGVRRLPPGDGLPLGLGDLVDGPPLVLRVPLAPGETLLLVSDGVTEARDAQGAFYPLRKRVAEAVSADPGTAEPQRLVAFVRDGTLRHCGGRLADDTTVFAVRRPGPGPVTTRSAAGD; this comes from the coding sequence ATGAGGCAGGGCGACCGGTGGGCCGTGCTCGACCGGCTGCCGCGCGCCGGGCACGAGACCGCCGCGGCCGAGCGGCAGCGGCTCCTGCGGGTGCACGGCCGCAGCGTCGCCTGGGTTCCGCCGCTGTTCCTGTGTGCCGCCATCGCGGTCGTCGACTGGAACACCACGGGCGAGTTCCGGGTCATCTCGTGGATCGTGCTGGTGCCCGGCATCGCCGCCGCGATCTGCGGGGTGTGGGGCACGGCGGCGTTCGCGGTGCTCTCGCTCCTGACGTACGTCCTCGTGGACAACGCCTGGCCGCACCAGTACCAGACCGGCCTGCCCGACTTCATCCTCGTCGCCCTCGGCGGCATCCTCGCGACGCTGGCCTGCGCGGTGCGGGTCCGCGGCGACCGGCGCATGCTGCACATGCGGGACATCGCCGAGACGACCCGGCGCACCGTGCTGCGCCCGCTGCCGCCCGGCTGGGGCGACCTGGACCACGCGGCCGTGTACCTCGCCGCCGACAGCGAGGCCCGCGTCGGCGGCGACTTCTACGACATCCAGCCGGGCCCGCGCGGCACCCGGGTCGTCCTCGGTGACGTCCAGGGCAAGGGGCTCGGGGCGGTGGAGGCGGCCGCCGCGCTGCTCGGCACGTTCCGCGAGGCTGCGTACCACGAGCCGGAACTCGCCACGGTGGCCGACCGCCTGGAGGTGCGGATGCTGCGGCACGTCCGCTACCGCAAGGCGGTGGGGCGGGACGACGGGGAGCGGTTCGCGACGGGTGTCCTGGTCGGCTTCCCCGAGAGCCGGGACCCCGACGTGGACTTCGTCGCGGTGGTCAATTTCGGGCATGAGCCGCCGCTCGTGGTCGCCCCCGACGGTGTACGCCGCCTGCCGCCGGGGGACGGACTCCCGCTGGGGCTCGGCGATTTGGTGGACGGACCGCCCCTGGTCCTCAGGGTTCCGCTGGCCCCCGGCGAGACCCTGCTGCTGGTCAGCGACGGCGTGACCGAGGCCCGTGACGCGCAAGGGGCCTTCTACCCGCTGCGGAAGCGGGTCGCCGAGGCCGTGTCCGCCGACCCGGGCACGGCCGAACCGCAGCGCCTGGTCGCGTTCGTGCGCGACGGCACGCTGCGGCACTGCGGTGGGCGCCTCGCCGACGACACGACGGTCTTCGCCGTACGACGCCCGGGGCCGGGCCCCGTCACCACCCGGTCAGCAGCAGGTGATTGA
- a CDS encoding SH3 domain-containing protein: MRTTPALRTLAAALCTGGVLTVVAAGTSAAAAPPTQTITGGGGHHGHHEPIWGTVVSRGELNLREQPTTNSPVVGSLPSGSQDRVRCAVLGQSVFGNPYWFWLVGAQAWASAAFVDTGDQGVPSCDPCPGWKDDSWKNNSWNDGSHSDSWSSSSSGAWSFSASGTWSWSASGAWSAADASSNSWGQFPGGG; the protein is encoded by the coding sequence ATGCGGACCACCCCGGCCCTGCGGACCCTTGCCGCGGCCCTTTGCACCGGCGGTGTTCTGACCGTCGTGGCCGCAGGCACCTCGGCGGCGGCAGCTCCGCCGACGCAGACCATCACCGGTGGCGGCGGCCACCACGGCCATCACGAACCGATCTGGGGCACCGTCGTCTCGCGCGGCGAACTGAACCTGCGGGAGCAGCCCACCACGAACTCGCCGGTCGTCGGCTCCCTCCCGTCGGGCAGCCAGGACCGGGTCCGGTGCGCCGTACTCGGACAGAGCGTGTTCGGCAACCCGTACTGGTTCTGGCTCGTCGGAGCGCAGGCCTGGGCCAGCGCCGCGTTCGTCGACACCGGCGACCAGGGCGTGCCGAGCTGCGACCCGTGCCCCGGCTGGAAGGACGACTCCTGGAAGAACAACTCCTGGAACGACGGCTCCCACAGCGACTCGTGGAGTTCGTCGAGTTCCGGGGCGTGGAGCTTCAGCGCCTCCGGCACCTGGAGCTGGAGCGCCTCGGGCGCCTGGAGCGCGGCGGATGCCTCCTCGAACTCCTGGGGCCAGTTCCCAGGCGGCGGGTGA
- a CDS encoding PLP-dependent aminotransferase family protein has product MDDYRRLADRIADDIALGRLRPGERLPTQRAFARRRGIAGSTAGRVYGELVRRGLVVGEVGRGTFVRAAPVPSGRALAEPATTAPVNMELNYPSAPGQSELLAPALAPLLRPDLLTEVLRPAPVAGTAPAREAAAGLLATAGWRPDPSRLLFAGNARQAIAATLASLVRPGGRVGVEALTYPLVKEIAERLGIVLVPLAMDEEGLRPDAVASAHRSAPLSAVYVQPTLHNPTSVTAGHGRRRELAEVVRQLDLPVVEDRIWSFLHDGLAPLAAHAPERVHVVDGLSKRVAPGLTVGFLVVPEGRAGAVGAALRSGGWAAGGFALEAAVRWIADGTVDRLVAAKRADATLRQGLVARYLAGFTVHADPQAYFAWWELPKPWRADTFAAAAAARGIALTPGPAFTTAAGSGTARSGTARSGTAGSGTAASGASVSGTAAAPDCVRLGLASAAPPELERALRTLAGLARSAP; this is encoded by the coding sequence ATGGACGACTATCGGCGGCTCGCCGACCGCATAGCCGACGACATCGCGCTCGGGCGGCTGCGGCCCGGCGAACGGCTGCCCACACAGCGGGCGTTCGCGCGCCGCAGGGGGATCGCGGGGTCGACGGCCGGACGGGTGTACGGCGAACTGGTGCGGCGCGGGCTCGTCGTCGGCGAGGTCGGCCGCGGCACGTTCGTGCGGGCCGCGCCGGTGCCGTCGGGGCGCGCGCTCGCCGAGCCCGCGACCACCGCGCCGGTCAACATGGAACTCAACTACCCTTCCGCACCCGGCCAGTCGGAGCTGCTCGCGCCCGCCCTGGCCCCGCTGCTCCGCCCCGACCTGCTGACCGAGGTGCTGCGCCCGGCCCCCGTCGCGGGCACCGCACCCGCCCGCGAGGCGGCCGCCGGCCTCCTCGCCACGGCGGGCTGGCGCCCCGACCCGTCCCGGCTGCTCTTCGCGGGCAATGCCCGCCAGGCCATCGCGGCCACCCTCGCCTCGCTCGTACGGCCGGGGGGCCGCGTGGGCGTCGAGGCGCTGACGTATCCGCTGGTCAAGGAGATCGCGGAGCGCCTCGGCATCGTGCTGGTCCCGCTCGCCATGGACGAGGAGGGCCTGCGCCCGGACGCGGTGGCGAGCGCCCACCGCTCCGCACCGCTGTCCGCGGTGTACGTCCAGCCGACGCTGCACAACCCGACCTCGGTGACTGCGGGGCACGGTCGCAGGCGTGAACTCGCGGAGGTCGTACGGCAGTTGGACCTGCCCGTCGTGGAGGACCGCATCTGGTCGTTCCTGCACGACGGGCTCGCGCCGCTCGCCGCACACGCCCCCGAGCGCGTCCATGTCGTCGACGGGCTGTCCAAGCGGGTGGCGCCCGGCCTGACGGTGGGATTCCTCGTCGTGCCCGAGGGGCGGGCGGGGGCCGTCGGCGCCGCGCTGCGCTCCGGCGGCTGGGCGGCGGGCGGCTTCGCCCTGGAGGCGGCGGTGCGCTGGATCGCGGACGGGACGGTGGACCGTCTGGTCGCCGCCAAGCGCGCGGACGCGACGCTGCGACAGGGGCTCGTCGCCCGGTATCTCGCGGGCTTCACCGTGCACGCCGATCCGCAGGCCTACTTCGCCTGGTGGGAGCTGCCGAAGCCATGGCGGGCGGACACCTTCGCGGCGGCGGCCGCGGCGCGCGGGATCGCGCTCACGCCGGGCCCGGCGTTCACGACGGCGGCCGGGTCAGGAACGGCCCGGTCAGGAACGGCCCGGTCAGGAACCGCCGGGTCAGGAACGGCTGCGTCAGGAGCGTCCGTGTCAGGAACGGCCGCCGCACCGGACTGCGTCAGGCTCGGGCTTGCGTCGGCTGCTCCGCCGGAGCTGGAGCGAGCGCTGCGGACCCTTGCCGGGCTCGCGCGATCCGCGCCGTGA
- a CDS encoding alpha/beta fold hydrolase yields the protein MATTSSPFLAYDDKGSAASERTPPLVLIHGHPFDRTMWAPQISAFSATRRVIAPDLRGYGESPVVPGVTPLPAFAEDIAGLLDALGVGEFVLAGLSMGGQIVMECYRQFPERVRGLVLADTFPAAETAEGKRTRGAMADRLLREGMRGYADEVLYKMVAPYADADVAAHVHRMMTATSPEGAAAALRGRAERPDYRELLTRVTVPALVVVGADDEYTPVSDAEAMHAALPDSTLRVIDSAAHLPNLERPEEFNETLAAFLARVDDRG from the coding sequence ATGGCAACCACATCGTCACCTTTCCTTGCATACGACGACAAAGGGAGCGCGGCCTCGGAGCGGACACCGCCCCTCGTCCTGATCCACGGCCACCCCTTCGACCGCACGATGTGGGCCCCGCAGATCAGCGCGTTCTCGGCGACGCGCCGGGTGATCGCCCCGGACCTGCGCGGCTATGGCGAGTCCCCCGTGGTCCCCGGTGTCACACCCCTTCCGGCGTTCGCCGAGGACATCGCGGGACTGCTGGACGCCCTGGGCGTGGGGGAGTTCGTGCTCGCCGGGCTCTCGATGGGCGGGCAGATCGTCATGGAGTGCTACCGGCAGTTCCCGGAGCGCGTCCGGGGCCTGGTCCTCGCCGACACCTTCCCGGCCGCCGAGACGGCGGAGGGCAAGCGGACGCGGGGCGCCATGGCGGACCGGCTGCTGCGCGAGGGGATGCGGGGGTACGCCGACGAGGTGCTGTACAAGATGGTCGCACCCTACGCGGACGCGGACGTCGCCGCGCACGTACACCGCATGATGACGGCGACCTCCCCCGAGGGCGCGGCGGCGGCCCTGCGCGGGCGGGCCGAGCGCCCCGACTACCGCGAGCTGCTGACCCGGGTCACCGTCCCGGCGCTGGTCGTGGTGGGCGCCGACGACGAGTACACCCCGGTCTCCGACGCGGAGGCGATGCACGCGGCCCTGCCCGACTCCACGCTCCGCGTGATCGACTCGGCCGCCCATCTGCCGAACCTGGAGCGTCCGGAGGAGTTCAACGAGACGCTGGCGGCGTTCCTGGCGCGGGTGGACGACCGGGGGTGA
- a CDS encoding endonuclease/exonuclease/phosphatase family protein encodes MDSATAEWTESQDAAGRPPRPGRVFAAWVAGLLFAGVSVIIGFRVADSDGMTPVTQLLAFLPWLLAPAGVGLALALLARWRVGMVWGVVALGAVAWFIEPYGKVGDPAGKSVAELRVLTSNVQFGRGTDSLVAAVRRERPDIVFVEECEYGCSGTLKDAFGGSRGAYPYRESVEGAGSDGSVIMSRFPLRGADGVRGTMGMPGAVADVDGHPVRLQLAHPMPPLPGQLGVWRRELGRLRDYAAGSNGSTILAGDFNASQDHAAFRHILDTGLHDSARLAGNPRTPSWPARTAPALGSQIDHVLVSPDFSAKKASFLDISGTDHRALLVALTLYQGE; translated from the coding sequence TTGGACAGTGCGACGGCTGAGTGGACGGAGTCCCAGGACGCGGCCGGGAGACCGCCGCGGCCCGGACGGGTGTTCGCGGCCTGGGTGGCCGGGCTGCTGTTCGCCGGGGTGAGCGTGATCATCGGCTTCCGGGTGGCGGACAGCGACGGAATGACGCCCGTGACCCAGCTCCTGGCCTTCCTGCCGTGGCTGCTCGCACCCGCCGGCGTGGGGCTCGCCCTCGCGCTGCTCGCCCGGTGGCGGGTCGGGATGGTGTGGGGGGTCGTGGCGCTGGGGGCGGTCGCCTGGTTCATCGAGCCGTACGGCAAGGTCGGCGACCCGGCGGGGAAATCCGTGGCCGAGCTGCGGGTGCTGACGTCGAACGTGCAGTTCGGCCGGGGCACCGACTCGCTGGTCGCCGCCGTTCGGCGGGAGCGGCCCGACATCGTGTTCGTGGAGGAGTGCGAGTACGGATGCTCCGGCACGCTCAAGGACGCCTTCGGCGGGAGCCGCGGCGCCTACCCGTACCGGGAGTCCGTCGAGGGCGCCGGATCCGACGGCTCCGTGATCATGAGCCGGTTCCCGCTGCGGGGCGCGGACGGCGTGCGCGGCACCATGGGCATGCCGGGCGCCGTCGCCGACGTCGACGGCCACCCCGTACGGCTCCAGCTCGCGCATCCCATGCCCCCGCTGCCCGGCCAGCTCGGCGTCTGGCGACGCGAACTGGGCCGGCTGCGCGACTACGCCGCCGGCAGCAACGGCTCCACCATCCTCGCCGGCGACTTCAACGCCTCCCAGGACCACGCGGCGTTCCGCCACATCCTCGACACCGGCCTGCACGACAGCGCCCGCCTCGCCGGCAACCCCCGCACCCCCAGCTGGCCCGCCCGCACCGCCCCCGCCCTCGGCAGCCAGATCGACCACGTCCTGGTCTCCCCGGACTTCTCGGCGAAGAAGGCATCGTTCCTCGACATCTCGGGAACGGATCACCGGGCACTTCTGGTCGCTCTGACGCTGTATCAGGGGGAGTGA
- a CDS encoding FUSC family protein, whose translation MSRPSRQLPRTLTPPDWLVRNLQPQQAPIPWAAVARAAVAMALPLAIGLAVGQPAYGALASMGALSGVIGDTADAYRMRIFNIAIPQLFGALGVTVGSLVYGQGWLAVAAVTGIALISGMISTIGAVASVSGLLLLLNSVIGAGLPLPGAWWLAPLLMSGGGLLVLVLALLAWPLRSGVPERAAVAATYRTVAELLSVCANEEPPHGRTVETYASGSTGSTGGSGEGGDAEKPGSTGGARTTARDDAYDRARHAVTQSLNQSYDLVLARRARHHGRSPDLTRLLAQLNAITPVVEAAPAVHQTGKPLPEEIPAAVRHLADAVETGYTGPIGLDLPAPASETARAIDHALRHAAGVVTDQDPDPRGTDDRLGRPATLRVRAARGARNVVLSAASWRYGLRLALCIGIAQVLVSIVPVPRSYWVALTITFVLKPDFGSVFSRALLRALGTVAGLAVAAAVLTVVPRGWWDVPVMLVLAPLIPALTPRGYGYQTAAITPVILLLSDVLNHQGTGLLVPRLVDSLMGCAIALVAGYLLWPESWHTRVGDRLADAVADTARYVESAFGEGTEPAARARMRRRLYRDLSAIRTEFQRALTEPPPTGRRAAAWWPLVVAVERIVDATTAARVRTKHGAAPPSAAEVSQVALQLRELSEGLRETDVLFAVRTDLTGPSGSVLEPLRQEVAAARTIASPH comes from the coding sequence ATGTCCCGGCCGTCCCGCCAGTTGCCCCGTACGCTCACGCCTCCCGACTGGCTGGTCAGGAATCTGCAACCGCAGCAGGCGCCGATCCCCTGGGCCGCTGTCGCCCGGGCCGCCGTGGCCATGGCGCTGCCGCTCGCGATCGGCCTGGCCGTGGGGCAGCCCGCGTACGGCGCGCTGGCGTCGATGGGCGCGCTGTCCGGCGTCATCGGTGACACCGCGGACGCCTACCGCATGCGGATCTTCAACATCGCGATCCCCCAGCTCTTCGGCGCCCTCGGCGTCACCGTCGGCTCACTGGTGTACGGCCAGGGATGGCTGGCCGTCGCCGCGGTCACCGGGATCGCGCTGATCTCCGGGATGATCTCGACGATCGGCGCCGTCGCCTCCGTGTCCGGGCTGCTCCTGCTCCTCAACTCCGTGATCGGCGCGGGTCTTCCACTGCCGGGCGCATGGTGGCTGGCCCCGCTGCTGATGTCCGGCGGCGGCCTGCTCGTCCTCGTCCTCGCGCTGCTCGCCTGGCCGCTGCGGTCGGGCGTACCGGAGCGGGCGGCGGTCGCGGCGACCTACCGGACGGTGGCGGAGCTGCTGTCGGTGTGCGCGAACGAAGAGCCGCCGCACGGGAGGACGGTCGAGACATACGCGAGCGGTTCGACCGGCAGCACCGGCGGGAGCGGCGAGGGCGGCGACGCCGAGAAGCCCGGCTCGACCGGCGGCGCCCGCACCACCGCCAGGGACGACGCGTACGACCGCGCCCGGCACGCCGTCACCCAGTCGCTCAACCAGTCCTACGACCTCGTCCTCGCCCGGCGCGCCCGCCATCACGGCCGCAGCCCCGACCTCACCCGGCTGCTCGCCCAGTTGAACGCCATCACCCCCGTGGTGGAGGCCGCCCCCGCCGTCCACCAGACCGGGAAGCCGCTGCCCGAGGAGATCCCCGCCGCCGTACGGCATCTCGCCGACGCCGTCGAAACCGGCTACACCGGGCCCATAGGGCTCGACCTGCCGGCGCCCGCGTCCGAGACCGCCCGCGCCATCGACCACGCCCTGCGGCACGCCGCCGGCGTCGTCACGGACCAGGACCCCGATCCGCGCGGCACCGACGACCGCCTGGGCCGCCCGGCGACGCTGCGCGTCCGCGCCGCACGCGGGGCCCGCAACGTCGTACTGTCGGCGGCCTCCTGGCGCTACGGCCTGCGTCTCGCGCTGTGCATCGGCATCGCGCAGGTGCTGGTCTCGATCGTCCCGGTACCGCGCTCGTACTGGGTCGCCCTCACCATCACCTTCGTGCTGAAGCCCGACTTCGGGTCGGTCTTCTCCCGGGCGCTGCTGCGCGCGCTGGGCACGGTCGCGGGGCTGGCCGTCGCGGCCGCCGTCCTCACCGTCGTACCGCGCGGCTGGTGGGACGTCCCCGTGATGCTGGTGCTCGCGCCGCTGATCCCCGCCCTGACACCGCGCGGCTACGGCTACCAGACCGCCGCCATCACCCCGGTCATCCTGCTTCTCTCCGACGTCCTCAACCACCAGGGCACCGGGCTGCTCGTCCCGCGCCTCGTGGACTCCCTGATGGGGTGCGCGATCGCGCTCGTCGCCGGTTACCTGCTCTGGCCGGAGAGCTGGCACACCCGGGTCGGCGACCGGCTCGCGGACGCGGTCGCGGACACCGCACGCTACGTCGAGTCCGCCTTCGGCGAAGGCACCGAACCGGCGGCCCGCGCCCGGATGCGGCGCCGCCTCTACCGCGACCTCTCCGCCATCCGTACGGAGTTCCAGCGCGCCCTGACCGAGCCGCCGCCCACCGGCCGCCGCGCCGCCGCCTGGTGGCCCCTCGTCGTCGCCGTCGAACGGATCGTGGACGCGACGACGGCCGCGCGGGTCCGGACGAAGCACGGCGCCGCGCCGCCCTCCGCCGCCGAGGTCTCCCAAGTGGCGCTCCAGCTGAGGGAGTTGTCCGAGGGGCTGCGGGAGACCGACGTACTCTTCGCGGTCCGCACCGACCTCACCGGACCCTCGGGCAGCGTGCTCGAACCGCTCCGGCAGGAGGTCGCGGCGGCACGCACCATCGCCTCGCCGCACTGA
- the snpA gene encoding snapalysin, with protein sequence MRPSMPLSKATLAVAVGLGLTAAAFGAVPASAAPAPVAATASHTGYAGSSEEAKANQAFFDAVIRSVAEKRAAHPLAAAVTVVYDASGAPTFSAQIARSASIWNGAVSNVKLQSGSNADFTYREGNDSRGSYASTDGHGNGYVFLDYAQNQEYDSTRVTAHETGHVLGLPDHYEGPCSELMSGGGPGTSCTNPNPDANERAQVDQLWASGFAKALDKALSKSAAR encoded by the coding sequence ATGCGACCTTCCATGCCCCTGTCCAAGGCCACGCTCGCCGTAGCGGTCGGTCTCGGTCTGACGGCCGCCGCGTTCGGCGCGGTTCCTGCCTCGGCGGCGCCGGCACCCGTTGCGGCCACTGCCTCGCACACCGGTTACGCCGGCTCGTCCGAGGAGGCCAAGGCCAATCAGGCGTTCTTCGACGCCGTCATCAGGTCCGTCGCCGAGAAGCGCGCGGCGCACCCCCTCGCCGCGGCCGTCACCGTCGTCTACGACGCGTCCGGCGCCCCGACGTTCAGCGCGCAGATAGCCCGCAGCGCCTCCATATGGAACGGCGCGGTGTCCAACGTGAAGCTTCAGTCGGGCTCGAACGCCGACTTCACCTACCGCGAGGGCAACGACTCGCGCGGCTCGTACGCCTCCACGGACGGCCACGGCAACGGCTATGTCTTCCTCGACTACGCGCAGAACCAGGAGTACGACTCGACGCGCGTGACCGCCCATGAGACCGGTCATGTGCTCGGTCTGCCCGACCACTACGAAGGCCCGTGCAGCGAGCTGATGTCGGGCGGCGGTCCCGGCACGTCCTGCACCAACCCCAACCCCGACGCCAACGAGCGCGCCCAGGTCGACCAGCTGTGGGCGAGCGGCTTCGCGAAGGCGCTGGACAAGGCCCTGAGCAAGTCCGCGGCCCGCTAG
- a CDS encoding LysR family transcriptional regulator, which translates to MDLEVRHLRVLCAIADTGSLHRAARQLGVAQPSLSTQLRRIELELGGVLFLRERTGCRPTPLGLVVLGRARPLVAEMRSLVAEARAAAADGPQLRIGSTASRALSGWLRRLRERRREPLLQMDVSANALLRQVAEGRLDVAFVHEVEGSPLRVPDGLRIRVLVEREPQFVSLPTDHPAAARTTVRLSDLAEDRWMVDPTVDGEWDAVHRVLRAAGLNPRILHGDYHTAASLVATGEVVTVCQPTSPSRPEAAVRRLDGDPLGVRLLLAARTQADLDSVRPELEEAYWEAARQAPAYREWLERDRSPDDFRAFAPTA; encoded by the coding sequence ATGGACCTCGAGGTGAGGCACCTCCGCGTGCTGTGCGCCATAGCCGACACCGGCAGCCTGCACCGGGCAGCGCGCCAACTCGGCGTCGCTCAGCCCTCGTTGAGCACCCAGCTGCGCCGCATCGAGCTGGAGCTCGGCGGCGTCCTCTTCCTGCGCGAACGCACCGGCTGCCGGCCGACCCCGCTGGGCCTGGTCGTCCTCGGCCGCGCCCGCCCGCTGGTGGCCGAAATGCGCTCCCTGGTCGCCGAGGCCCGCGCCGCCGCCGCGGACGGCCCCCAGCTCCGCATCGGCTCCACCGCCAGCCGCGCCCTCTCCGGCTGGCTGCGCCGACTGCGCGAACGCCGCCGGGAACCCCTCCTCCAGATGGACGTCTCCGCGAACGCCCTGCTCCGCCAGGTCGCCGAGGGCCGTCTCGACGTCGCCTTCGTGCACGAGGTCGAGGGCAGCCCGCTGCGCGTCCCGGACGGGCTGCGCATCCGGGTCCTCGTCGAGCGCGAGCCCCAGTTCGTGTCCCTGCCGACGGACCACCCGGCGGCCGCGCGGACCACCGTGCGGCTGTCCGACCTGGCCGAGGACCGCTGGATGGTGGACCCCACGGTCGACGGCGAGTGGGACGCCGTACACCGCGTGCTGCGCGCGGCCGGGCTCAACCCCCGCATCCTGCACGGGGATTACCACACGGCCGCGTCCCTCGTCGCGACCGGCGAGGTCGTCACCGTCTGCCAGCCGACCTCCCCCTCCCGCCCGGAGGCGGCCGTACGCCGGCTCGACGGCGACCCCCTCGGCGTACGCCTGCTCCTCGCCGCCCGTACGCAGGCCGACCTCGACTCCGTCCGTCCGGAGCTGGAGGAGGCCTACTGGGAGGCGGCGAGACAGGCGCCCGCCTACCGGGAGTGGCTGGAACGCGACCGGTCGCCCGACGACTTCAGGGCCTTCGCCCCGACCGCGTGA
- a CDS encoding PhoX family phosphatase — MRRLLPLIGTPGSHPGGRSAMTCRFRCGDACFHEVPNTSANAYVGDVIAGALSRRSMMRAAAVVTVATAASGAVVGTGAQQAEAATGAGDGATSGTAYESARAARGLRFAPVAPNTTDAVVIPDGYGQNIVIRWGEPILRGAPAFDPEHQTAKAQAGQFGYNNDFLALLPLPGERGRQLLVANHEYTDEILMFRGYDPENPTRDQVEVAWAAHGLSAVVVEEDRRTGALTAVTRHALNRRVTATTEFRLTGPAAGSDLLKTSADPTGTRVLGTLNNCSGGTTPWGTTLHGEENFNQYFANSSRATDKRYGIGTGPTERKWERFDRRFDVAQEPNEVHRFGYVVEFDPYDPSSTPRKHTALGRFKHEAATVRLTEDGRPVVYTGDDERFDYFYKFVSSKRMRHGTSRSAREHNLSLLDEGTLYVARLTGDSPAADIDGTGKLPADGEFDGSGTWIPLATATADGAVSHVEGMTAEEVFVFTRLAGDKAGATKMDRPEDIQPSPVTGKVYVALTNNTNRGKTGFAAADEANPRNANKHGHILELTERRGRAESTAFAWSLFLVAGDPADPATYFAGFPKDRVSPISCPDNVAFDAHGNLWISTDGNQLGSHDGLFGVATKGARRGELKQFLTVPTGAETCGPLVQDRRVLVAVQHPGEIDGASVEHPASAWPDGPGKIVRPAVVAVWRADGCDIGV; from the coding sequence GTGCGCAGACTGCTGCCGTTGATCGGAACGCCCGGTTCGCATCCCGGCGGCCGGTCCGCCATGACGTGCCGGTTCCGCTGTGGTGACGCCTGTTTCCACGAAGTGCCCAACACCAGCGCGAACGCCTACGTCGGCGATGTCATCGCCGGTGCGCTCAGCCGCCGCTCGATGATGCGGGCCGCGGCCGTGGTCACGGTGGCGACGGCGGCCTCGGGCGCGGTCGTCGGTACCGGCGCGCAGCAGGCGGAGGCCGCCACCGGCGCCGGCGACGGTGCGACCAGCGGCACGGCGTACGAGAGCGCGCGCGCAGCGCGGGGCCTGCGCTTCGCGCCCGTCGCCCCCAACACCACCGACGCCGTCGTGATCCCCGACGGGTACGGGCAGAACATCGTGATCCGCTGGGGCGAGCCCATCCTCCGCGGCGCCCCCGCCTTCGACCCGGAGCACCAGACGGCGAAGGCGCAGGCCGGACAGTTCGGCTACAACAACGACTTCCTCGCCCTGCTCCCGCTCCCCGGCGAGCGCGGCCGGCAGCTGCTCGTCGCCAACCACGAGTACACCGACGAGATCCTGATGTTCCGGGGCTACGACCCCGAGAACCCCACGCGCGACCAGGTCGAGGTCGCCTGGGCGGCGCACGGTCTCTCGGCCGTCGTAGTGGAGGAGGACCGCCGGACCGGGGCGCTCACCGCCGTCACCCGGCATGCCCTCAACCGCCGCGTCACCGCGACCACCGAGTTCCGGCTGACCGGCCCCGCCGCGGGGTCGGACCTGCTGAAGACCTCCGCCGACCCGACCGGCACGCGGGTCCTCGGCACGCTCAACAACTGCTCGGGCGGCACCACCCCGTGGGGCACCACCCTCCACGGCGAAGAGAACTTCAACCAGTACTTCGCCAACAGCAGCCGGGCGACCGACAAGCGGTACGGGATCGGCACGGGCCCCACCGAGCGCAAGTGGGAGCGCTTCGACCGGCGCTTCGACGTCGCCCAGGAGCCGAACGAGGTCCACCGCTTCGGGTACGTCGTCGAGTTCGACCCGTACGACCCGTCCTCCACGCCCCGCAAGCACACCGCGCTCGGGCGCTTCAAGCACGAGGCCGCGACCGTGCGGCTCACCGAGGACGGCCGCCCCGTCGTCTACACCGGCGACGACGAGCGCTTCGACTACTTCTACAAGTTCGTGAGCAGCAAGCGGATGCGTCACGGCACCTCCCGCTCCGCCCGCGAGCACAACCTCTCGCTCCTCGACGAGGGCACCCTGTACGTCGCCAGGCTGACGGGCGACTCCCCGGCCGCCGACATCGACGGCACCGGGAAGCTCCCGGCCGACGGCGAGTTCGACGGCAGCGGTACGTGGATCCCGCTGGCCACCGCGACCGCCGACGGCGCCGTCTCGCACGTCGAGGGCATGACCGCCGAGGAGGTCTTCGTCTTCACACGCCTCGCCGGTGACAAGGCGGGCGCCACCAAGATGGACCGGCCCGAGGACATCCAGCCCTCCCCGGTCACCGGCAAGGTCTACGTCGCGCTCACCAACAACACCAACCGCGGCAAGACGGGCTTCGCGGCGGCCGACGAGGCCAACCCGCGCAACGCCAACAAGCACGGGCACATCCTCGAACTCACCGAGCGCCGCGGCCGCGCCGAGTCCACCGCCTTCGCCTGGTCGCTCTTCCTCGTCGCGGGTGACCCCGCGGACCCGGCGACGTACTTCGCGGGCTTCCCCAAGGACCGGGTCAGCCCCATCTCCTGCCCCGACAACGTGGCCTTCGACGCGCACGGCAACCTGTGGATCTCCACCGACGGCAACCAACTCGGCTCGCACGACGGGCTGTTCGGCGTGGCCACCAAGGGTGCCCGGCGCGGTGAACTCAAGCAGTTCCTGACCGTCCCGACCGGCGCCGAGACCTGCGGCCCGCTCGTTCAGGACCGTCGTGTGCTCGTCGCCGTCCAGCACCCGGGCGAGATCGACGGCGCGTCCGTCGAGCACCCCGCGAGCGCCTGGCCCGACGGTCCCGGGAAGATCGTCCGCCCGGCGGTCGTCGCGGTCTGGCGCGCGGACGGCTGCGACATCGGGGTCTGA